Genomic window (Xiphias gladius isolate SHS-SW01 ecotype Sanya breed wild unplaced genomic scaffold, ASM1685928v1 HiC_scaffold_980, whole genome shotgun sequence):
ACAGAGCAAAACTACTTGTTCACATgcttggccaataaagctgaATAGGGATGTTGCTGCAAAGACGCTACAGATTCTCAGACATGGCTGCTTCAAACACATCCTCAacccagcagcacagaagatctatGCATCATAacagtttcaaggtgggcacccaagattagtgtcaccaattcagCATCCaaccaaatgtaaaatgtggtaacaatctccccttctgttccaGATAAATGGCCAGGAAAATGTTTCTTCAGAGCAtaatgatgtcacagtgtagttgacctttgaccttttggatgtaaaaatcaatttatcctattagacatttgtgttaaattttgtCCTAATTAGCATATAAATTCTTGACTTATGGCCAAAAGCGTGTTTTGTGAGgacacagtgaccttgacctatgacttatcaattaatcgactGTTTGTTGCAGCTGTATCTGTAGCTCATACAGggatttaaattatataatcaTAATCGACATGTTCTAGGTTGTGTCATGATTACTCAGTATCAGTTACTCACACTGCGGTACATGCGTGTGGGGTGAGGCAGCACCAGTCTGTGGATGCTCTGATTGGTGGAGATGAGGATGATGACATTGTTGAGGGTCTCCTGGATGTTGACTCCCCCAGGCAGAACAGTACAGTGGCTGAACTTGAATTTGACAGCGTTGTTGAGCAGGTTGGTGTCCAGAGACTGCTCCACCAGCTGCACCGTGTCTCCTGACGTGGACCTACACAGAGTCACAGCGTTGACATGAGTCCACACACTTTTATACATGATGCTGTGATTAACTCCACACTGTGTTGGGGTGGCTTCAGCTGAAAGCAGAAGGCTATCTGATAAAGGAGGCTCAGAAAAGCAGCTCTACGAGTAGTTCAAAGTAGTTTACCTCGATGACGTGTTGGAGGTGTGCTGGTCACAGAAAGAGTCTGTCACCTGCAGTTCTTTACAGTTCACTgttttttagctttattttgacagtttacTTTTGCAGCAAGTTTAAAATCACGTGTTGACTTTGCAGATACATTAGATTGAAAATCATGTGCTCAGATTTGAAATGCAGTTCATGTCAACATGTGATAAATGTGACCTCAATGGTAAACTTACTCTCAATGATGTGAATCCTTCAACGTGGAagtttgaatataaaaatattaaaaatgaggAGATGGGGATGTTACTCACCAATGTACGAATCTGTTactggtgactgacagcagcttcCCACTTTCCTCATAATGAAACGCTCCAGCACTGTCCGGAAACTTCAGCCCACCAGGAAGAGGACTCAgacctgcagacagaaacacagttaTCGGTTTTCAGTCTCAGTGGCCACAGATACACTCTGATCTCTCCTGTGTGCAGAGAAGTCAACACAAACTAATAGAAGACTGGGTATCTGACAGCTTTGGACAAAAACCACATCAGTGGAACAACAATTCTGTCATCAATTATATTGGTATAGATTGATATTCGGGTTccagtattttatattttcacacaaagttacacattaatattttaaagagTATTTCATTTCTGTCTAGCGTTTTTTAGAGAAGAGTCGCTACTTGATCAACGTTTTAGAAAACCTTGTTTACGCTGCAGCAGAGAGAATGCTGCGCACGTTTAATCACTGGATTTTTACATAGTTTAGCGTGTGTTCATTCTTGATTAAAGAGAGCTGGAGTAAATTTGACTTGAGGAGTTAAACAGttatttaatgtgaaactgttTATGTGGAACTTTATAAATCACAGTTTACTGTTTGACAGGTGAGCTAAATACTCCACGTTACCGGCTAACTAGCTGTAGctagagagagacaaaggagagaGAACTCTTAGTACACCGCGTGTCACCTACTCAGGAGCTAACGGCGGCAAATTTAGCCGGTTCAGGCGAGCGGTCGTGGTGTTTTCAGCCCAAACACAACCGTAACACACCAACGTTACACCAGGCCCCGATAACTCAGACTAGTGTTGACCAGCGTGGTAGCGGTGCTAGGTGTTGTAAGCATGTCCCCGGAGTCAACCCTCGCTTTGagacaaatgtgttgaaatCGGAGACCAGAAGAACGAGCCGTGAGGAGTGAGTGTGAATGTTTACCGAGGTTTACGGTCACTTCTCTGAACCGGTGCAGAGTTTCCCTCTCAAATCCACAAATCTCTATGAAGCTGCGCTCCAGCACCGCCGCCATCTTCTCCTCATGCAACTATGACGTCAGAGGGACAGAAGCCGCGCGCTGAGgtttcaaacatttaaagacacag
Coding sequences:
- the LOC120788010 gene encoding nuclear pore complex protein Nup160-like, with translation MAAVLERSFIEICGFERETLHRFREVTVNLGLSPLPGGLKFPDSAGAFHYEESGKLLSVTSNRFVHWSTSGDTVQLVEQSLDTNLLNNAVKFKFSHCTVLPGGVNIQETLNNVIILISTNQSIHRLVLPHPTRMYRS